In Marinomonas posidonica IVIA-Po-181, a single window of DNA contains:
- a CDS encoding DJ-1/PfpI family protein encodes MKPIKIGIYLYELAEVLDFSGPFEVFTTAARVSEDTPFEVYLISEDGQTVSARAGYKVVPDYSIKDHPELDVLLVVGGDHSQEVNKSDVLDWIAQQAPKVSWLASVCTGAFLLAKAGVFRSNKVTTHWEDIADLQQLYPQLDVVEGVRWVQQDQQLTSAGISAGIDMSLQLVSLLHSDVLAEKTARQMEFDWTKNPT; translated from the coding sequence ATGAAACCTATTAAAATCGGCATTTATCTTTATGAATTGGCGGAAGTTCTAGACTTTTCTGGGCCATTTGAAGTGTTTACGACGGCAGCCAGAGTCAGTGAGGATACACCTTTTGAGGTGTATTTGATTAGTGAAGATGGGCAAACAGTATCTGCGCGAGCAGGTTACAAAGTGGTGCCAGATTACAGCATTAAGGACCACCCCGAATTGGATGTTCTGCTGGTGGTAGGCGGCGATCATTCGCAAGAAGTGAATAAGTCCGACGTGTTAGATTGGATAGCTCAGCAGGCACCAAAAGTCAGCTGGTTGGCTTCTGTTTGTACCGGTGCTTTTTTGTTGGCCAAAGCCGGTGTGTTTCGATCAAACAAGGTGACCACTCACTGGGAAGACATAGCGGACTTACAGCAATTGTATCCTCAGCTCGATGTTGTGGAAGGCGTACGCTGGGTGCAACAAGACCAACAACTGACGTCGGCCGGCATATCGGCTGGCATCGACATGAGTTTGCAATTGGTCAGCTTGTTACACAGTGACGTTCTGGCAGAAAAAACAGCGCGACAAATGGAATTTGATTGGACGAAAAATCCAACCTAA